One genomic region from Spirulina subsalsa PCC 9445 encodes:
- a CDS encoding RNA-guided endonuclease InsQ/TnpB family protein: MLNLTYNYKIIPTKEQTEKIELNLTVCQSVWNYALAQRKLWYNSRSCQVNACSIRSEYIVAPFEYPNYPTQSANLTQAKKTNDFLKSGNAQAMQQTLRKLDRAFNDMKSKGLGFPRFKRNMKSFNLVSSRIEVNGNKLKMPLLGEVKFVKSRDIPEGFKIKQVQVIKKASGYYVNLAIELDVNIPTPIPHGHALGIDVGIQSMLATSDGLILPRPKFLDKALRKIKLLQRRLKNKNKGSNKWQKLQHRIALLHEAVANRRKDYHFKLAHQLCDGVGMVFVEDINFTAWSRGLFCKQSLDIGLGQFFTILQYVCSQTDTYFAKVNPDYTSQVCPECGTHTGQKELSQRVHSCSECGYTVDRDVPASMIVKQRGLTAVGAPVVKQPSHGVLSGTSV, encoded by the coding sequence ATGCTTAACCTTACTTACAACTATAAGATAATTCCAACCAAAGAGCAGACAGAGAAGATCGAATTAAATTTAACTGTCTGCCAATCTGTTTGGAACTATGCTTTAGCCCAAAGAAAGCTTTGGTATAACAGTCGTAGTTGTCAGGTCAACGCTTGCTCTATTCGTTCTGAATATATTGTTGCTCCCTTTGAATATCCTAACTACCCTACTCAATCTGCCAATTTAACCCAAGCTAAAAAGACTAACGATTTCCTTAAGTCTGGTAATGCCCAAGCGATGCAGCAAACATTGCGGAAATTAGATCGGGCGTTTAACGACATGAAAAGCAAGGGACTAGGTTTTCCTCGCTTCAAAAGGAACATGAAGTCTTTTAATTTAGTTAGTAGCAGAATTGAAGTCAATGGTAACAAGCTAAAGATGCCTCTATTGGGGGAAGTTAAGTTTGTCAAGTCACGGGATATTCCAGAGGGTTTTAAGATCAAACAAGTTCAAGTAATCAAGAAAGCATCGGGTTACTATGTCAACTTAGCAATTGAGCTTGATGTTAATATCCCAACCCCAATACCTCATGGTCACGCTTTGGGGATTGATGTTGGGATTCAAAGTATGCTGGCAACTTCCGACGGTTTGATTCTTCCTAGACCGAAGTTTTTAGATAAAGCACTGCGTAAGATTAAATTACTACAAAGAAGGCTTAAAAATAAAAACAAAGGGTCTAATAAATGGCAGAAACTACAGCATCGGATCGCTCTATTACATGAGGCCGTAGCCAACAGAAGAAAGGATTACCACTTCAAGTTAGCCCATCAACTCTGTGATGGAGTCGGGATGGTATTTGTTGAAGATATTAACTTCACAGCTTGGAGTAGAGGACTATTCTGTAAGCAGTCTCTAGATATAGGTTTAGGTCAATTCTTTACTATCTTGCAATATGTTTGCTCTCAAACGGATACATATTTTGCCAAGGTCAATCCAGACTATACCTCTCAAGTTTGTCCTGAATGTGGAACCCATACAGGTCAGAAAGAACTCTCTCAAAGGGTTCACTCTTGCTCTGAATGTGGCTACACCGTGGATCGGGATGTTCCTGCTTCAATGATAGTAAAACAGCGTGGATTAACTGCGGTCGGTGCGCCCGTGGTCAAACAGCCCAGTCATGGCGTTCTGTCGGGGACTTCGGTCTAG
- the gyrA gene encoding DNA topoisomerase (ATP-hydrolyzing) subunit A, producing the protein MTASQERIVPTDLSNEMSRSYLEYAMSVIVGRALPDARDGLKPVHRRILYAMYELGLTPDRPFRKCARVVGEVLGKYHPHGDTAVYDALVRMAQNFSMRDPLIDGHGNFGSVDNDPPAAMRYTECRLHRLTVNALLRDIESETVDFADNFDGSQQEPVVLPSRIPQLLLNGSSGIAVGMATNIPPHNLAELVDGLIALIENPEISIAELMHHVKAPDFPTGGQILGTSGIRDAYFSGRGSITMQGVAQIELIEQRGRPDREAIIVTELPYQTNKAALIEKIAELVNDKRIDGIADIRDESDRDGMRIVIELKRDAVARVVLNNLYKQTPLRTNFGANMLALVNGEPQLLDLKRFLEVFLDFRVEAITRRTQYELRKAQERDHILQGLLIALENLDAVIRLIRAAADTASAKQELIEGFGLSEVQADAILQMQLRRLTALEAEKITAEHEQLLAQITDLEDILARKERINAIIIEEATQIKTIHESPRRTEVLLQEGDLDERDLIANEPAMILLTEQGYIKRMPVSTFEAQNRATRGRAGAKIKEDDGVEHFLTCCDHDKVLFFSDRGLVYCLNAYKIPTASRTARGVPIVQMLPIPRDEKITSLVAVSEFTDDQFLVMLTRKGYIKKTPLDAFSNIRTNGLIAISLAEGDQLRWVRLATSEDSVIVGSQQGMAIHFKVGDEQLRPLGRATRGVKSMKLRNNDQLISMDILPAQIAAKIANSESEEEEETSEDLNGSEEVITEVTEGPWVLVVTRRGFGKRIPVHQFRLQRRAGIGLRSIRFRMPQDELVGLKIVYQDSELMLITNRGIIVRQAVSAISPQSRMATGVRLQRLDEDDAIAAIAIVPTSGESETENPEALEEE; encoded by the coding sequence ATGACTGCCTCGCAGGAGCGAATTGTCCCTACTGACCTGAGTAACGAAATGTCCCGGTCATATCTGGAATACGCCATGAGCGTCATTGTTGGACGGGCGTTGCCAGATGCGCGGGACGGACTCAAACCCGTTCACCGTCGCATTCTTTACGCGATGTATGAATTGGGGTTAACTCCAGATCGACCGTTTCGGAAATGCGCTCGGGTGGTGGGGGAGGTGTTAGGGAAATACCACCCCCACGGGGATACGGCGGTTTATGATGCCCTAGTACGCATGGCGCAGAACTTCTCCATGCGAGATCCCTTGATTGATGGACATGGGAATTTCGGGTCAGTGGACAATGATCCTCCGGCGGCCATGCGTTATACGGAGTGTCGTTTACATCGCCTGACGGTTAATGCACTCCTGCGAGATATTGAGTCGGAAACTGTTGATTTTGCCGATAATTTCGACGGTTCTCAACAAGAACCTGTGGTTTTGCCTTCGCGGATTCCCCAACTGTTATTAAATGGTTCCTCGGGAATTGCCGTAGGGATGGCGACCAATATTCCCCCCCACAATTTAGCGGAGTTGGTGGATGGTTTGATTGCTTTAATCGAAAACCCGGAAATTAGCATTGCGGAATTAATGCACCATGTTAAGGCGCCTGATTTCCCAACGGGGGGGCAGATTCTGGGGACTTCGGGCATCCGGGACGCTTACTTTTCCGGACGCGGCTCCATTACGATGCAAGGGGTAGCCCAGATTGAGTTAATCGAACAGCGCGGCCGTCCTGACCGAGAGGCGATTATTGTTACAGAGTTACCCTATCAGACCAATAAGGCGGCACTGATTGAAAAAATTGCCGAGTTGGTCAATGATAAGCGCATTGATGGCATTGCAGATATCCGGGATGAAAGCGATCGCGACGGAATGCGAATTGTCATCGAACTTAAGCGGGATGCGGTGGCGAGGGTGGTGTTAAATAATCTCTACAAACAAACCCCCCTGCGTACCAACTTCGGGGCCAATATGTTAGCCCTCGTGAACGGAGAACCCCAACTCCTTGACCTGAAACGCTTTTTAGAGGTCTTCCTCGATTTCCGCGTGGAAGCCATTACCCGACGCACCCAGTACGAACTGCGCAAAGCCCAAGAACGGGATCATATTTTACAAGGGTTACTCATTGCCCTGGAAAATCTAGATGCGGTGATTCGCCTCATCCGGGCGGCTGCCGATACAGCCAGCGCGAAACAGGAGTTAATCGAGGGTTTTGGTTTATCGGAAGTCCAAGCGGATGCAATCTTACAGATGCAGTTACGCCGTTTAACGGCCTTGGAAGCGGAAAAAATTACCGCCGAACACGAACAACTATTAGCCCAAATCACCGACCTTGAGGACATTCTGGCACGGAAAGAACGGATTAACGCCATTATTATCGAAGAGGCGACCCAGATTAAAACTATTCATGAGTCCCCCCGTCGGACGGAGGTTTTATTACAAGAGGGGGATTTAGATGAGCGGGATTTAATTGCCAATGAGCCGGCCATGATTCTGTTAACGGAACAGGGCTATATTAAACGGATGCCCGTTTCTACCTTTGAAGCCCAAAACCGCGCCACACGGGGACGGGCGGGGGCGAAAATTAAGGAGGATGACGGGGTAGAACATTTCTTGACCTGTTGTGACCATGACAAGGTGTTATTTTTTAGCGATCGCGGTTTAGTCTACTGTCTCAATGCCTACAAAATTCCCACCGCCTCCCGTACCGCCCGAGGGGTGCCGATTGTCCAGATGTTGCCCATCCCCCGGGATGAAAAGATCACCTCTTTAGTGGCCGTGAGCGAGTTTACCGATGATCAGTTTTTGGTCATGTTAACCCGCAAAGGCTACATCAAAAAAACCCCCCTTGATGCCTTTAGTAATATTCGCACCAATGGTTTAATCGCCATTTCCCTGGCCGAAGGCGACCAACTGCGCTGGGTGCGCTTGGCCACCTCGGAAGATAGCGTCATTGTGGGATCTCAGCAGGGGATGGCCATTCATTTTAAAGTGGGGGACGAACAACTGCGCCCCCTCGGACGAGCGACGCGGGGCGTTAAGTCCATGAAACTGCGCAATAATGACCAGTTGATTAGTATGGACATTCTCCCGGCTCAAATTGCGGCGAAGATTGCCAATAGTGAGAGCGAAGAGGAGGAGGAGACTAGCGAAGACCTCAACGGGAGCGAGGAAGTGATCACCGAAGTCACCGAGGGGCCTTGGGTGTTGGTAGTGACGCGACGGGGTTTCGGGAAACGGATTCCGGTGCATCAATTCCGCTTACAACGACGGGCGGGGATTGGTTTGCGCTCGATTCGTTTCCGTATGCCACAGGATGAGTTAGTGGGCTTAAAAATCGTCTATCAGGACAGTGAGTTAATGTTAATCACCAATCGGGGGATTATCGTCCGCCAGGCCGTGAGTGCCATTTCTCCCCAGTCTCGGATGGCGACGGGGGTTCGTTTGCAGCGTTTGGATGAAGATGATGCGATCGCCGCCATTGCCATTGTTCCCACCAGTGGAGAAAGCGAAACCGAGAACCCCGAAGCCTTAGAAGAAGAGTAA
- a CDS encoding saccharopine dehydrogenase NADP-binding domain-containing protein: MSNSQVLILGGCGRIGGNVAADVARFTEAQITLTYRHHPPKDCPYPAIPLEIEEEEQLRQILGQYHLVVHCAGPFHHRTGAVLKHCVEQGVHYVDVSDSYGFVQKLLPYHPKAEQAGVTAIVSTGIFPGMSNSLVRYGVEQLDRAETIRLYYGVGGSGGAGLTVMRTTFLGLKEPFQAWLGGKWQMIQPYSDRQKVTFPPPGGSIGVYWYDMPETHSLVKSFPTVQNVITKFGSYPDFYNHLTWTTAHVFPKSWLINGSEFLAQVSYKMTQFTDRFSGVGVAIQVEVEGWKDHQPCRVRSQLSHPNTAQIAGQGTGGIVQGILTGTLQKPGVWSVEEAVPTHWFLQTLAERGITLS, from the coding sequence ATGAGTAATTCCCAGGTGCTAATTTTAGGGGGATGTGGTCGCATTGGGGGCAATGTGGCCGCCGATGTTGCCCGTTTTACCGAGGCACAGATTACCCTCACCTACCGTCACCATCCCCCCAAAGACTGCCCCTATCCCGCTATACCATTAGAGATAGAAGAGGAGGAACAGTTACGCCAAATCCTAGGACAATACCACCTCGTTGTTCACTGTGCTGGCCCCTTTCACCATCGCACCGGAGCGGTGTTAAAACACTGTGTTGAGCAGGGGGTGCATTATGTGGACGTGAGCGATTCCTACGGTTTTGTTCAGAAACTGCTACCTTATCACCCCAAGGCCGAACAAGCGGGGGTAACGGCCATTGTGAGTACGGGTATTTTTCCGGGAATGTCTAACAGTTTAGTCCGCTATGGGGTGGAACAGTTGGACCGGGCGGAAACCATCCGTCTTTATTATGGGGTGGGGGGTTCCGGAGGGGCTGGCTTAACGGTGATGCGCACGACGTTTTTAGGCTTAAAAGAACCGTTTCAGGCGTGGTTAGGGGGAAAATGGCAAATGATTCAACCTTATAGCGATCGCCAAAAGGTCACATTTCCCCCGCCCGGTGGCTCTATCGGTGTGTATTGGTACGATATGCCGGAAACCCATAGTTTAGTGAAAAGCTTTCCGACGGTGCAAAATGTGATTACGAAGTTCGGCTCTTACCCCGATTTTTATAATCATTTAACTTGGACGACTGCCCATGTTTTCCCCAAGTCTTGGCTAATCAACGGCAGCGAATTTTTAGCCCAAGTGTCCTACAAAATGACCCAATTTACCGATCGGTTTAGTGGGGTGGGGGTGGCTATTCAGGTGGAAGTGGAGGGCTGGAAGGATCATCAACCTTGTAGGGTGCGATCGCAACTCTCCCATCCCAACACCGCCCAAATCGCTGGACAGGGAACCGGGGGCATTGTCCAGGGAATTCTCACCGGAACACTCCAAAAACCCGGCGTTTGGTCGGTTGAGGAAGCTGTTCCCACCCATTGGTTTTTACAAACTCTAGCAGAACGCGGGATCACGCTATCCTAG
- a CDS encoding DUF305 domain-containing protein has translation MVFRINSLLLSSLAIAGLLGACSSAPTSMEEAPSEEQTAMEAPSETNQIDHSHMDHESMDLGPADDAFDLRFIDAMIPHHEGAVMMAQEVLAKSQKPELLALATEIIEAQTQEIGQMQEWRQTWYPDAPETPMAWDAQTNEMIPMSAARISAMRMEMDLGEADEEFEKRFIQAMIPHHEGALMMAEDLKAKSERSEMQLFAQGIIDSQAAEIGQMRQWLTEWYGAE, from the coding sequence ATGGTTTTTCGGATTAACAGTCTGCTTTTAAGTTCTTTAGCGATCGCCGGACTCCTCGGGGCTTGTAGTTCTGCTCCCACCTCAATGGAGGAAGCCCCCTCAGAAGAACAAACCGCCATGGAAGCTCCCAGCGAGACAAATCAAATAGATCATAGCCATATGGATCATGAGAGCATGGATCTCGGTCCGGCCGATGACGCTTTTGATCTACGCTTTATTGATGCCATGATTCCCCACCATGAAGGGGCGGTGATGATGGCTCAAGAAGTCTTAGCCAAATCCCAAAAGCCCGAATTATTGGCCTTAGCGACAGAAATTATCGAGGCACAAACTCAAGAAATTGGCCAGATGCAGGAATGGCGACAGACTTGGTATCCTGACGCACCGGAAACGCCAATGGCTTGGGATGCACAAACCAATGAAATGATTCCCATGTCTGCCGCTCGAATCAGTGCAATGCGCATGGAGATGGACTTAGGAGAAGCCGATGAGGAGTTTGAGAAGCGTTTTATCCAAGCCATGATTCCTCACCACGAAGGCGCTTTAATGATGGCAGAGGACTTAAAAGCCAAGTCTGAACGGTCGGAGATGCAGCTTTTCGCTCAAGGGATTATTGACTCTCAAGCGGCCGAAATTGGCCAAATGCGGCAATGGCTGACGGAGTGGTATGGCGCAGAATAA
- a CDS encoding TMEM165/GDT1 family protein: MTATEPLTEKHPEALISREKANLNQNDLKPITRRSMGFWATFNATFITILLAEMGDKTQLATLLMSAESQAPWIVFGGAAIALIATSLIGCLLGWWLAKRVSPKTMDLAAATILLVVSVLLLSDVVQL, encoded by the coding sequence GTGACTGCGACTGAACCTTTAACAGAGAAGCATCCAGAGGCGCTCATTAGCCGAGAAAAAGCTAATTTGAATCAAAATGACCTAAAACCCATTACAAGGCGTTCTATGGGCTTCTGGGCAACGTTTAACGCCACATTTATCACGATTCTGTTGGCTGAGATGGGGGATAAAACCCAGTTGGCTACTTTGTTGATGAGTGCGGAATCTCAAGCCCCTTGGATTGTGTTCGGGGGAGCAGCGATCGCACTCATTGCCACCAGTTTAATCGGTTGTCTCTTGGGGTGGTGGTTAGCCAAGCGCGTTTCCCCCAAAACAATGGACTTAGCGGCCGCTACTATTCTCTTAGTCGTCTCGGTTTTACTGCTGAGTGATGTTGTACAACTTTAG
- a CDS encoding DUF2062 domain-containing protein has protein sequence MKPTKRLQPWWMRRGRYWYYRLARLQGSPEAIARGVAVGVFSGFFPLFGLQTLIGLLLATLVQGNKIAAAAGTWVSNPLTYVPLFAMNYRIGRWLLGGEPMDFSQISGQSLEQLLDLGGDVAGRLFFGCFVMGVVVSCASYSITVRLFYRLRASHRKHRKYYLDERG, from the coding sequence ATGAAACCTACTAAACGCTTACAACCTTGGTGGATGCGTCGCGGTCGGTATTGGTATTATCGCTTGGCCCGGTTACAGGGGAGTCCCGAGGCGATCGCAAGAGGAGTGGCCGTGGGTGTCTTTTCTGGATTCTTCCCCCTTTTCGGTCTACAAACTCTGATCGGTTTACTCCTAGCGACTCTTGTTCAAGGGAATAAAATTGCGGCCGCTGCGGGAACTTGGGTGAGTAATCCCCTCACCTATGTTCCCCTATTTGCCATGAATTACCGGATTGGCCGTTGGTTATTGGGGGGGGAACCGATGGATTTCAGTCAAATTAGCGGTCAGTCTCTCGAACAGTTGTTAGATCTGGGGGGAGATGTGGCAGGACGCTTGTTTTTTGGCTGTTTCGTGATGGGTGTCGTCGTATCTTGTGCGAGTTATAGTATTACGGTGCGGCTATTTTATCGCCTCCGAGCCTCTCACCGCAAACACCGGAAATATTACCTTGATGAACGGGGGTGA
- a CDS encoding mechanosensitive ion channel family protein — MSEIYNFFVNFIPNLEGSDIPSYLIFLVFAFLSILLGNIGPKLLRLVFYRFLPKQGREIYETLTQPLQGELKTATALILINLSLVWLEEYRPVYNFILPFLELAVTISVAWLLSRLFRQLMRGYGISFMQRVGLEADELVLPFELVVNILIGVFAAIAFARTRNIDLFGLLASLGFIAGAIGLAANNALSQMIGTVVIYLDRPFSRGEYIRLPNGIYGRVESIGLRSTKIRTAAKSTLMIIPNSKLADWEIENITRGKKVMVLLYLDFLRFLKEQEQAMVEQIIKAATDSITGIDPGSTKISLVSVEGKPGTRARVTFFILGSNEDSIQLRKRLLELANENISKQLAGYGLEFVTQDPTVYIESPVTI; from the coding sequence ATGAGTGAAATTTACAATTTTTTCGTTAACTTTATCCCCAACCTGGAAGGATCAGATATACCGAGTTATTTGATCTTTCTCGTTTTTGCTTTTCTCTCTATCCTCTTAGGGAATATTGGACCTAAACTGTTGCGGCTTGTTTTTTATCGTTTTTTGCCGAAACAGGGACGAGAAATTTATGAGACACTGACTCAACCGTTGCAGGGAGAATTAAAAACGGCAACGGCTTTAATTTTAATCAATCTTTCCCTCGTTTGGTTGGAAGAATATCGCCCGGTTTATAATTTTATTCTCCCCTTTCTGGAGTTGGCGGTTACTATCAGTGTGGCGTGGTTACTGTCGCGGTTATTTCGTCAATTGATGCGGGGATATGGGATTAGTTTTATGCAGCGTGTGGGGTTAGAGGCGGATGAGTTGGTGTTACCTTTTGAACTGGTGGTGAATATTTTAATTGGGGTTTTTGCCGCGATCGCCTTTGCACGCACTCGCAACATTGATTTATTTGGACTGCTGGCCAGTTTGGGGTTTATTGCTGGGGCCATTGGTTTGGCGGCCAATAACGCATTATCCCAAATGATCGGAACCGTGGTGATTTATCTGGATCGTCCTTTTAGTCGCGGGGAATATATTCGCCTTCCTAATGGGATTTATGGCCGGGTGGAGTCTATTGGTCTGAGATCCACGAAAATCCGCACGGCCGCGAAAAGTACCCTGATGATTATTCCCAATTCTAAACTGGCGGACTGGGAGATTGAAAATATCACAAGGGGGAAAAAGGTGATGGTTTTGCTCTATTTGGACTTTTTACGCTTCCTAAAAGAGCAAGAACAGGCTATGGTAGAACAAATTATTAAGGCGGCTACAGATAGCATCACAGGGATTGATCCCGGTAGTACAAAAATTAGTCTGGTTTCAGTTGAGGGAAAACCCGGAACTCGTGCCAGAGTGACCTTTTTTATTCTCGGGTCTAATGAAGATTCTATTCAATTACGCAAGCGTCTACTTGAACTAGCTAATGAAAATATTTCTAAACAGTTAGCTGGGTATGGTTTAGAGTTCGTCACCCAAGATCCTACGGTCTACATTGAATCCCCTGTCACAATCTAA
- a CDS encoding mechanosensitive ion channel family protein, translating to MLEKIPEITLSSSLISYTLLALAALLLLFVLLLIANSINKQLRNLFSPQWKTTYQQIVAPDQNILLIIFFLLASDIILLTLPLKPIWDYGETFLGLITALIMGWLVSRIFGRFFDIYLLDIAIQNRRKINSELLILAKISANGLVFFVITIIFSQTHELNILGLLASLGVGGLAVAFAAQKTLEQLLGGIVIFLDRPFVVDDYIGLPDGIFGRVESIGLRSTRIRTSGKGTLVVVPNSQLTQVSIENFTGAKKVISLLYLTFDRKIESAEKAFIRQIIVESTRDIFGIDPRSTGVDFSDTYQEGEVAITQAQISFFILGSGEVSMDLRRQLLDIANQNIAKQLKEYGIGFALEERTINVDSPITI from the coding sequence ATGTTAGAAAAAATACCAGAAATTACCCTGAGTAGCTCCCTGATCAGTTACACTTTACTCGCCCTCGCTGCCCTTTTACTCTTATTCGTTCTCCTGTTGATTGCCAATAGCATCAACAAACAACTGAGAAACCTTTTTTCCCCCCAATGGAAAACCACCTATCAACAAATTGTTGCTCCTGATCAAAATATCCTTTTGATCATTTTCTTCCTGCTCGCCAGTGATATTATTTTATTAACCCTCCCCCTTAAACCTATCTGGGATTATGGAGAAACCTTCTTGGGGTTAATCACTGCCTTGATTATGGGGTGGCTAGTATCTCGTATTTTTGGCAGATTTTTTGATATTTATTTGCTGGATATTGCGATTCAAAATCGGAGAAAAATTAATAGTGAGTTATTGATATTAGCCAAAATATCCGCTAATGGCTTAGTTTTTTTTGTCATTACTATTATTTTTTCTCAAACCCACGAGTTAAATATTTTAGGACTTTTAGCAAGTTTAGGTGTTGGGGGATTAGCTGTTGCTTTTGCTGCGCAGAAAACCCTCGAACAATTATTAGGAGGAATTGTAATTTTTTTAGATCGTCCCTTTGTTGTTGACGATTATATTGGTTTACCTGATGGTATTTTTGGACGGGTAGAATCTATCGGATTACGCTCCACTCGAATCCGTACCTCTGGTAAAGGAACTTTAGTCGTTGTCCCGAATAGTCAGTTAACCCAGGTGAGTATTGAAAATTTTACCGGGGCGAAAAAAGTCATTTCGTTACTCTATCTTACTTTTGACCGCAAAATTGAATCAGCAGAAAAGGCTTTTATTCGACAAATTATTGTCGAAAGTACCCGGGATATTTTTGGTATTGACCCCCGTAGTACCGGGGTTGATTTTAGCGATACCTATCAAGAGGGAGAAGTTGCGATTACTCAAGCTCAGATTAGTTTCTTCATTTTAGGGTCTGGGGAGGTTTCAATGGATTTACGTCGCCAGTTACTGGATATTGCGAATCAAAATATCGCCAAACAATTAAAAGAATACGGCATTGGCTTTGCCTTAGAAGAACGCACGATTAATGTTGATTCACCGATTACAATCTAG
- a CDS encoding aspartate aminotransferase family protein: MSPETLIPSPAVPTSTGNSPFEIDRFNTYVMNTYGRFPIALERGEGCRVWDTDGKSYLDFVAGIATCTLGHAHPAMVQAVTEQIQKLHHVSNLYYIREQGELAEWIVNHSCADQVFFCNSGAEANEAAIKLARKYAHVVQEIQYPVILTAKASFHGRTLATITATGQPKYQKDFDPLMPGFEYVPYNDIEALENAIGELDEGNRRVGAIMLEPLQGEGGVRPGDLDYFLRVRKICDEVGLLLILDEVQVGMGRTGKLWGYENLGIEPDIFTSAKGLAGGIPIGAMMCKNSCNLFEPGNHASTFGGNPFACAVGLAVGKTLLADNIIQNVQARGEQLRKNLRALTHKTPHLFAEVRGWGLINGIELQTTASVSSIEIIKAAMEEGLLLVPAGPQVVRFVPPLIVSAEEIEEATDKLERALSRL; encoded by the coding sequence GTGAGTCCAGAAACTCTTATTCCTTCTCCTGCTGTACCCACTTCTACCGGAAATTCTCCCTTCGAGATAGACCGCTTCAATACCTACGTTATGAACACCTACGGACGCTTTCCCATTGCCCTAGAACGGGGAGAAGGCTGTCGCGTCTGGGATACTGACGGAAAAAGTTATTTAGATTTTGTCGCCGGGATTGCCACTTGTACCCTCGGCCATGCTCATCCGGCTATGGTACAAGCCGTTACGGAGCAAATCCAAAAACTCCATCATGTTTCTAACCTCTACTACATTCGGGAACAAGGAGAACTGGCCGAATGGATTGTAAATCATTCCTGTGCCGATCAGGTATTTTTCTGTAATTCCGGGGCAGAGGCCAACGAAGCGGCGATTAAATTGGCGCGCAAATATGCCCATGTTGTCCAAGAGATTCAGTACCCAGTTATTTTGACGGCGAAAGCCAGTTTTCACGGTCGCACCTTAGCCACCATTACCGCCACAGGACAACCGAAATATCAAAAGGATTTTGACCCCCTGATGCCGGGGTTTGAGTATGTCCCCTATAACGACATTGAGGCGCTGGAAAATGCCATTGGGGAACTCGACGAGGGCAACCGTCGCGTCGGGGCGATTATGTTAGAACCCTTACAGGGTGAGGGGGGTGTCCGTCCGGGGGATTTAGATTATTTCCTGCGGGTGCGCAAAATTTGCGATGAGGTGGGTTTACTGCTCATTTTAGACGAGGTACAAGTGGGCATGGGACGCACCGGGAAACTCTGGGGATACGAAAATCTAGGCATTGAACCGGATATTTTCACCAGTGCCAAGGGTTTAGCCGGAGGGATTCCCATTGGGGCGATGATGTGCAAAAACAGCTGTAATCTGTTTGAACCGGGAAATCATGCCAGTACCTTTGGGGGCAATCCTTTCGCTTGTGCGGTCGGTTTGGCGGTGGGGAAAACTTTGTTAGCGGACAATATTATACAAAATGTCCAGGCGCGGGGAGAACAGTTGCGGAAAAATCTCCGGGCGCTGACCCACAAAACGCCTCATCTGTTTGCTGAGGTGCGAGGATGGGGGTTAATCAACGGGATTGAACTCCAAACAACGGCTAGTGTTTCTTCGATTGAGATTATTAAAGCGGCAATGGAGGAAGGTTTATTATTGGTTCCGGCAGGTCCCCAAGTGGTGCGTTTTGTGCCTCCTCTGATTGTTTCGGCGGAGGAAATCGAGGAGGCAACGGATAAATTAGAGCGGGCTTTGTCGCGTTTGTAG